A genomic stretch from Gorilla gorilla gorilla isolate KB3781 chromosome 20, NHGRI_mGorGor1-v2.1_pri, whole genome shotgun sequence includes:
- the DPF1 gene encoding zinc finger protein neuro-d4 isoform X3: MGGLSARPTAGRTDPAGTCWGQDPGSKMATVIPGPLRWCGPAGGGEEARAGLRGPVLGEDFYREAIEHCRSYNARLCAERSLRLPFLDSQTGVAQNNCYIWMEKTHRGPGLAPGQIYTYPARCWRKKRRLNILEDPRLRPCEYKIDCEAPLKKEGGLPEGPVLEALLCAETGEKKIELKEEETIMDCQKQQLLEFPHDLEVEDLEDDIPRRKNRAKGKAYGIGGLRKRQDTASLEDRDKPYVCDICGKRYKNRPGLSYHYTHTHLAEEEGEENAERHALPFHRKNNHKQFYKELAWVPEAQRKHTAKKAPDGTVIPNGYCDFCLGGSKKTGCPEDLISCADCGRSGHPSCLQFTVNMTAAVRTYRWQCIECKSCSLCGTSENDDQLLFCDDCDRGYHMYCLSPPMAEPPEGSWSCHLCLRHLKEKASAYITLT; this comes from the exons ATGGGCGGCCTCAGCGCCCGCCCGACCGCTGGGAGGACCGACCCGGCGGGGACCTGCTGGGGGCAGGACCCGGGGAGCAAGATGGCCACTGTCATCCCTGGCCCCCTGAGGTGGTGCGGGCCGGCGGGAGGCGGAGAGGAAGCGCGGGCGGGTCTACgcgggcctgt CCTAGGCGAGGACTTCTACCGCGAGGCCATCGAGCACTGCCGCAGTTACAACGCGCGCCTGTGCGCCGAGCGCAGCCTGCGACTGCCCTTCCTCGACTCGCAGACCGGCGTGGCCCAGAACAACTGCTACATCTGGATGGAGAAGACCCACCGCGGGCCGG GTTTGGCCCCGGGACAGATTTACACGTACCCCGCCCGCTGTTGGAGGAAGAAACGGAGACTCAACATCCTGGAGGACCCCAGACTCAGGCCCTGCGAGTACAAGATCG ACTGTGAAGCACCCCTGAAGAAGGAGGGTGGCCTCCCGGAAGGGCCGGTCCTCGAGGCTCTACTGTGTGCAGAGACGGGGGAGAAGAAGATTGAGCTGAAGGAGGAGGAGACCATTATGGACTGTCAG AAACAGCAGTTGCTGGAGTTTCCGCATGATCTCGAGGTGGAAGACTTGGAGGATGACATTCCCAGGAGGAAGAACAGGGCCAAAGGAAAG GCATATGGCATCGGGGGTCTCCGGAAACGCCAGGACACCGCTTCCCTGGAGGACCGAGACAAGCCGTATGTCTGTGATA TCTGTGGGAAACGGTATAAGAACCGGCCGGGGCTCAGCTACCACTACACCCACACCCACCTGGccgaggaggagggggaggagaacgCCGAACGCCACGCCCTGCCCTTCCACCGGAAAAACAACCATAAAC AGTTTTACAAAGAATTGGCCTGGGTCCCTGAGGCACAAAGGAAACACACAG CCAAGAAGGCGCCCGACGGCACTGTCATCCCCAACGGCTACTGTGACTTCTGCCTGGGGGGCTCCAAGAAGACGGGGTGTCCCGAGGACCTCATCTCCTGTGCAGACTGTGGGCGATCAG GACACCCCTCGTGTTTACAATTCACGGTGAACATGACGGCAGCCGTGCGGACCTACCGCTGGCAGTGCATCGAGTGCAAATCCTGCAGCCTGTGCGGAACCTCCGAGAACGAC GACCAGCTGCTGTTTTGTGATGACTGCGATCGGGGTTACCACATGTACTGCCTGAGTCCCCCCATGGCGGAGCCCCCGGAAG GGAGCTGGAGCTGTCACCTCTGTCTCCGGCACCTGAAGGAAAAGGCTTCTGCTTACATCACCCTCACCTAG